A genomic segment from Saimiri boliviensis isolate mSaiBol1 chromosome 14, mSaiBol1.pri, whole genome shotgun sequence encodes:
- the CCER2 gene encoding coiled-coil domain-containing glutamate-rich protein 2 isoform X3, whose amino-acid sequence MLCRGLASLLLLPLLLGAATTAPLAPRPSKEELTRCLAEVVTQVLTVGQVQRGPCTALLHKEMCGTEPHGCTSTEEKGLLFGDFKKQEAGKTRSSQEVRDEEEEEIAERTQRSEVQEQAIREQGHRQLHREEDEEEVEKMEEEKGERKKGPMETFSHLWQHHLENGGDLKKRVAEKASDEETAQFQAEEQGVQVLGGDHSLWQGAEKGGGERHEDSPRHRHHHQQSEAEPRQEEEEAALEREEQEVERLEHLRDELKKVTETLGEQLRREG is encoded by the exons ATGCTGTGCCGTGGGCTTgcctccctgctgctgctgccgcttcTGCTGGGAGCAG CCACCACTGCTCCCTTGGCACCAAGACCCTCCAAGGAGGAG CTGACCCGCTGTCTGGCAGAGGTGGTCACACAGGTGCTGACCGTAGGCCAGGTCCAGAGAGGACCCTGCACGGCTCTTCTCCACAAAG AGATGTGCGGGACAGAGCCCCACGGCTGCACATCCACCGAGGAGAAAGGCCTGCTGTTTGGGGATTTCAAGAAGCAGGAGGCTGGGAAGACAAGGTCCAGCCAGGAGGTGagggatgaggaagaggaggagatagCAGAGAGGACCCAGAGGTCCGAGGTCCAGGAACAAGCCATCCGAGAGCAAGGGCACCGCCAGCTCCACcgggaggaggacgaggaggaggtggagaagatggaagaggagaagggggagaggaagaaggggCCCATGGAGACCTTCAGTCACCTGTGGCAGCACCATCTAGAGAATGGAGGGGACCTCAAGAAGCGGGTGGCAGAGAAGGCCAGCGATGAAGAGACGGCCCAGTTCCAGGCAGAGGAGCAGGGGGTGCAAGTGCTGGGCGGGGACCACAGCCTGTGGCAGGGGGCCGAGAAGGGCGGAGGAGAGAGGCACGAGGACTCGCCacgccaccgccaccaccaccagcagtcggaggctgagcccaggcaggaggaggaggaggcggcttTGGAGAGGGAG GAACAGGAGGTGGAGCGGCTGGAGCACTTGAGAGATGAACTGAAGAAGGTAACGGAGACGCTGGGGGAGCAGCTCAGGAGGGAGGGCTGA
- the NFKBIB gene encoding NF-kappa-B inhibitor beta has translation MAGVACLGKAADADEWCDSGLGSLGPDAAAPGGPGLGAELGPGLSWAPLVFGYVTEDGDTALHLAVIHQHEPFLDFLLGFSAGTEYMDLQNDLGQTALHLAAILGEASTVEKLYAAGAGLCVAERGGHTALHLACRVGAHACARALLQPRPRRPREALDTYRAQGLDHNPDTNHTPVALYPDSNLEKEEEESEEDWKLQLEAENYEGHTPLHVAVIHKDAEMVQLLRDAGADLNKPEPTCGRTPLHLAVEAQAADVLELLLGAGANPAARMYGGRTPLGSATLRPNPILARLLRQHGAPEPEDEDDKPGLCSSSSDSDSDSGDEGDEYDDIVVHSGRSQTQLPPTPASKPLPDDPGPV, from the exons ATGGCTGGGGTCGCGTGCTTGGGAAAAGCTGCCGACGCAGATGAATGGTGCGACAGCGGCCTAGGCTCCCTGGGTCCGGACGCAGCGGCCCCCGGAGGACCGGGCTTGGGCGCGGAGCTGGGCCCGGGGCTGTCGTGGGCGCCCCTCGTCTTCGGCTACGTCACTGAGGATGGGGACAC GGCACTGCATTTGGCTGTGATTCATCAGCATGAACCcttcctggattttcttctaggcttCTCAGCCGGCACTGAATACATGGACCTGCAGAATGACCTAGGCCAG ACGGCCCTGCACCTGGCAGCCATCCTGGGGGAGGCATCCACGGTGGAGAAGCTGTATGCAGCAGGCGCTGGGCTGTGCGTGGCAGAGCGCGGGGGCCACACGGCGCTGCACCTGGCCTGCcgtgtgggggcacatgcctgtgccCGTGCCCTGCTTCAGCCCCGTCCCCGGCGGCCCAGGGAAGCCCTGGACACCTACCGCGCTCAGGGCCTGGACCATAATCCCGACACCAACCATACCCCTGTCGCCTTGTACCCCGATTCCAActtggagaaggaagaagaggagagtgAGGAGGACTGGAAGCTACAGCTGGAGGCTGAAAACTACGAGG gccacACCCCACTCCACGTGGCCGTTATCCACAAAGATGCGGAGATGGTCCAGCTGCTCCGAGACGCCGGAGCTGACCTCAACAAACCG GAGCCCACGTGTGGCCGGACCCCCCTGCACTTGGCAGTGGAGGCTCAGGCGGCCGATGTGCTGGAGCTTCTCCTGGGGGCAGGTGCCAACCCTGCTGCCCGCATGTACGGTGGCCGCACCCCCCTGGGCAGCGCCACGCTCCGGCCCAACCCCATCCTTGCCCGCCTCCTCCGTCAACACGGAGCCCCTGAGCCTGAGGACGAGGACGACAAACCCGGCCTCTGCAGCAGCAGTAGCGACAGCGACAGCGACAGCGGAGACGAGGGC GATGAATACGACGACATTGTGGTTCACAGCGGCCGCAGCCAAACCCAGttgcctcccaccccagcctcgaAACCTCTTCCTGACGACCCTGGCCCCGTCTGA
- the SARS2 gene encoding serine--tRNA ligase, mitochondrial isoform X1, whose protein sequence is MAASVARRLWPLLTRRGLRPREGCISNHSPRRSFSTEKRNRNLLYEHAREGYSELPRLDIELLCASPEEAARALELRKGVLRSADLPAIISTWQELRQLREQIRSLEEEKAAVTKAVQALLANRDHGEVQQDPQYQSLRARGREIRKELVPLYPREAQLEEEFYLQALRLPNQTHPDVPVGDESQARVLHVVGDKPAFSFQPRGHLEIGEKLDIIRQKRLSHVSGHRSYYLRGAGALLQHGLVNFTFNKLLHRGFTPMTVPDLLRGAVFEGCGMTPNANPSQIYNIDPSRFEDLNLAGTSEVGLAGYFMDHSVAFRDLPVRMVCSSTCYRAETNTGKDPRGLYRVHHFTKVEMFGVTGPGLEQSSQLLEEFLALQMEILTELGLHFRVLDMPTQELGLPAYRKFDIEAWMPGRGCFGEVTSASNCTDFQSRRLHIMFQTEAGELQFAHTVNATACAVPRLLIALLESNQQKDGSVLVPPALQPYLGTDRITAPTHVPLQYIGPNQPRKPGLPGQPAAS, encoded by the exons ATGGCTGCGTCCGTGGCGCGGCGCTTGTGGCCTTTGTTGACTCGTCGGGGACTCCGGCCCCGGGAAGGCTGCATCTCCAACCACAGTCCAAGGAGAAGTTTCTCTACAGAGAAACGAAACCGGAACCTCTTGTACGAGCATGCGCGCGAGGGCTACAGCGAACTCCCTCGGCTGGACATAGAGCTGCTCTGCGCAAGCCCAGAAGAGGCCGCACGCGCTCTGGAGCTCCGCAAGGGGGTGCTGCGCTCGGCGGACCTGCCCGCGATC ATCTCAACATGGCAGGAGCTGAGGCAGCTGCGGGAACAGATCCGGAGCCTGGAGGAAGAGAAGGCAGCCGTGACGAAGGCAGTGCAGGCCCTACTG GCAAACCGAGACCATGGTGAAGTGCAGCAG GACCCCCAGTACCAGAGTCTGCGGGCACGCGGCCGGGAGATCCGGAAGGAGCTTGTTCCCCTGTACCCCAGGGAGGCCCAGCTTGAAGAGGAGTTCTACCTGCAGGCGCTGAGGCTGCCCAACCAGACCCACCCAGACGTG CCCGTCGGGGATGAGAGCCAGGCTCGAGTGCTCCACGTGGTCGGAGACAAGCCAG CTTTCTCCTTCCAACCCCGGGGCCACCTGGAAATCGGCGAGAAACTCGACATCATCCGTCAGAA gcgccTGTCCCACGTGTCTGGCCACCGTTCCTATTACCTACGAGGGGCTGGGGCCCTCCTGCAGCACGGCCTGGTCAACTTCACATTCAACAAACTTCTCCACCGG GGCTTCACCCCCATGACGGTGCCAGACCTTCTCCGAGGAGCAGTGTTT GAAGGCTGCGGGATGACACCAAATGCCAACCCATCCCAAATTTACAATATCGACCCCTCCCGCTTCGAAGATCTCAACCTGGCTGGAACATCAGAGGTGGGGCTTGCAG GCTACTTCATGGACCACAGCGTGGCCTTCAGGGACCTGCCAGTCAG GATGGTTTGTTCCAGCACCTGCTACCGGGCAGAGACAAACACGGGAAAGGACCCCCGGGGGCTGTATCGAGTCCACCACTTCACCAAG GTGGAGATGTTTGGGGTGACAGGCCCCGGGCTGGAGCAGAGCTCACAGCTGCTGGAGGAGTTCCTGGCCCTTCAGATGGAGATCTTGACAGAGCTGGGTTTGCACTTCCG GGTCCTGGACATGCCCACCCAGGAACTGGGCCTCCCCGCCTACCGCAAGTTTGACATTGAGGCCTGGATGCCAGGCCGTGGCTGCTTTGGAGAG gtcACCAGTGCTTCCAACTGCACGGACTTCCAGAGCCGCCGCCTCCACATCATGTTCCAGACTGAAGCTGGGGAGCTGCAGTTCGCCCACACG GTGAACGCCACTGCCTGTGCTGTCCCTCGCCTCCTCATCGCACTCCTGGAGAGTAACCAGCAAAAG GACGGCTCGGTGCTTGTGCCGCCCGCCCTCCAGCCCTACCTCGGCACTGATCGGATCACGGCCCCCACCCACGTGCCTCTCCAGTACATCGGCCCCAACCAGCCCCGGAAGCCTGGTCTCCCTGGCCAGCCTGCTGCAAGCTGA
- the CCER2 gene encoding coiled-coil domain-containing glutamate-rich protein 2 isoform X2, with translation MSPRRRRGGGGDDITSSLRARVGYKALQSRSTQLCGPVGRPPCCAVGLPPCCCCRFCWEQLTRCLAEVVTQVLTVGQVQRGPCTALLHKEMCGTEPHGCTSTEEKGLLFGDFKKQEAGKTRSSQEVRDEEEEEIAERTQRSEVQEQAIREQGHRQLHREEDEEEVEKMEEEKGERKKGPMETFSHLWQHHLENGGDLKKRVAEKASDEETAQFQAEEQGVQVLGGDHSLWQGAEKGGGERHEDSPRHRHHHQQSEAEPRQEEEEAALEREGYGSQHGHHHGPR, from the exons ATGTCGCCTCGCCGCAGGCGGGGAGGGGGTGGCGATGACATCACTTCCTCCCTTCGGGCCCGCGTGGGTTATAAGGCGCTGCAGTCCCGGTCCACACAGCTCTGTGGACCCGTTGGACGCCCACCATGCTGTGCCGTGGGCTTgcctccctgctgctgctgccgcttcTGCTGGGAGCAG CTGACCCGCTGTCTGGCAGAGGTGGTCACACAGGTGCTGACCGTAGGCCAGGTCCAGAGAGGACCCTGCACGGCTCTTCTCCACAAAG AGATGTGCGGGACAGAGCCCCACGGCTGCACATCCACCGAGGAGAAAGGCCTGCTGTTTGGGGATTTCAAGAAGCAGGAGGCTGGGAAGACAAGGTCCAGCCAGGAGGTGagggatgaggaagaggaggagatagCAGAGAGGACCCAGAGGTCCGAGGTCCAGGAACAAGCCATCCGAGAGCAAGGGCACCGCCAGCTCCACcgggaggaggacgaggaggaggtggagaagatggaagaggagaagggggagaggaagaaggggCCCATGGAGACCTTCAGTCACCTGTGGCAGCACCATCTAGAGAATGGAGGGGACCTCAAGAAGCGGGTGGCAGAGAAGGCCAGCGATGAAGAGACGGCCCAGTTCCAGGCAGAGGAGCAGGGGGTGCAAGTGCTGGGCGGGGACCACAGCCTGTGGCAGGGGGCCGAGAAGGGCGGAGGAGAGAGGCACGAGGACTCGCCacgccaccgccaccaccaccagcagtcggaggctgagcccaggcaggaggaggaggaggcggcttTGGAGAGGGAG GGTTATGGCAGTCAGCATGGTCACCATCACGGTCCACGGTGA
- the SARS2 gene encoding serine--tRNA ligase, mitochondrial isoform X2, with the protein MAASVARRLWPLLTRRGLRPREGCISNHSPRRSFSTEKRNRNLLYEHAREGYSELPRLDIELLCASPEEAARALELRKGVLRSADLPAIISTWQELRQLREQIRSLEEEKAAVTKAVQALLANRDHGEVQQVRLDPGTGSMFGPAFLAFPGHLSPLVEAQLEEEFYLQALRLPNQTHPDVPVGDESQARVLHVVGDKPAFSFQPRGHLEIGEKLDIIRQKRLSHVSGHRSYYLRGAGALLQHGLVNFTFNKLLHRGFTPMTVPDLLRGAVFEGCGMTPNANPSQIYNIDPSRFEDLNLAGTSEVGLAGYFMDHSVAFRDLPVRMVCSSTCYRAETNTGKDPRGLYRVHHFTKVEMFGVTGPGLEQSSQLLEEFLALQMEILTELGLHFRVLDMPTQELGLPAYRKFDIEAWMPGRGCFGEVTSASNCTDFQSRRLHIMFQTEAGELQFAHTVNATACAVPRLLIALLESNQQKDGSVLVPPALQPYLGTDRITAPTHVPLQYIGPNQPRKPGLPGQPAAS; encoded by the exons ATGGCTGCGTCCGTGGCGCGGCGCTTGTGGCCTTTGTTGACTCGTCGGGGACTCCGGCCCCGGGAAGGCTGCATCTCCAACCACAGTCCAAGGAGAAGTTTCTCTACAGAGAAACGAAACCGGAACCTCTTGTACGAGCATGCGCGCGAGGGCTACAGCGAACTCCCTCGGCTGGACATAGAGCTGCTCTGCGCAAGCCCAGAAGAGGCCGCACGCGCTCTGGAGCTCCGCAAGGGGGTGCTGCGCTCGGCGGACCTGCCCGCGATC ATCTCAACATGGCAGGAGCTGAGGCAGCTGCGGGAACAGATCCGGAGCCTGGAGGAAGAGAAGGCAGCCGTGACGAAGGCAGTGCAGGCCCTACTG GCAAACCGAGACCATGGTGAAGTGCAGCAG GTGCGGCTGGATCCAGGCACTGGCTCCATGTTTGGTCCTGCGTTTCTCGCATTCCCAGGCCATCTTTCTCCCCTTGT GGAGGCCCAGCTTGAAGAGGAGTTCTACCTGCAGGCGCTGAGGCTGCCCAACCAGACCCACCCAGACGTG CCCGTCGGGGATGAGAGCCAGGCTCGAGTGCTCCACGTGGTCGGAGACAAGCCAG CTTTCTCCTTCCAACCCCGGGGCCACCTGGAAATCGGCGAGAAACTCGACATCATCCGTCAGAA gcgccTGTCCCACGTGTCTGGCCACCGTTCCTATTACCTACGAGGGGCTGGGGCCCTCCTGCAGCACGGCCTGGTCAACTTCACATTCAACAAACTTCTCCACCGG GGCTTCACCCCCATGACGGTGCCAGACCTTCTCCGAGGAGCAGTGTTT GAAGGCTGCGGGATGACACCAAATGCCAACCCATCCCAAATTTACAATATCGACCCCTCCCGCTTCGAAGATCTCAACCTGGCTGGAACATCAGAGGTGGGGCTTGCAG GCTACTTCATGGACCACAGCGTGGCCTTCAGGGACCTGCCAGTCAG GATGGTTTGTTCCAGCACCTGCTACCGGGCAGAGACAAACACGGGAAAGGACCCCCGGGGGCTGTATCGAGTCCACCACTTCACCAAG GTGGAGATGTTTGGGGTGACAGGCCCCGGGCTGGAGCAGAGCTCACAGCTGCTGGAGGAGTTCCTGGCCCTTCAGATGGAGATCTTGACAGAGCTGGGTTTGCACTTCCG GGTCCTGGACATGCCCACCCAGGAACTGGGCCTCCCCGCCTACCGCAAGTTTGACATTGAGGCCTGGATGCCAGGCCGTGGCTGCTTTGGAGAG gtcACCAGTGCTTCCAACTGCACGGACTTCCAGAGCCGCCGCCTCCACATCATGTTCCAGACTGAAGCTGGGGAGCTGCAGTTCGCCCACACG GTGAACGCCACTGCCTGTGCTGTCCCTCGCCTCCTCATCGCACTCCTGGAGAGTAACCAGCAAAAG GACGGCTCGGTGCTTGTGCCGCCCGCCCTCCAGCCCTACCTCGGCACTGATCGGATCACGGCCCCCACCCACGTGCCTCTCCAGTACATCGGCCCCAACCAGCCCCGGAAGCCTGGTCTCCCTGGCCAGCCTGCTGCAAGCTGA
- the CCER2 gene encoding coiled-coil domain-containing glutamate-rich protein 2 isoform X1, translating to MSPRRRRGGGGDDITSSLRARVGYKALQSRSTQLCGPVGRPPCCAVGLPPCCCCRFCWEQLTRCLAEVVTQVLTVGQVQRGPCTALLHKEMCGTEPHGCTSTEEKGLLFGDFKKQEAGKTRSSQEVRDEEEEEIAERTQRSEVQEQAIREQGHRQLHREEDEEEVEKMEEEKGERKKGPMETFSHLWQHHLENGGDLKKRVAEKASDEETAQFQAEEQGVQVLGGDHSLWQGAEKGGGERHEDSPRHRHHHQQSEAEPRQEEEEAALEREEQEVERLEHLRDELKKVTETLGEQLRREG from the exons ATGTCGCCTCGCCGCAGGCGGGGAGGGGGTGGCGATGACATCACTTCCTCCCTTCGGGCCCGCGTGGGTTATAAGGCGCTGCAGTCCCGGTCCACACAGCTCTGTGGACCCGTTGGACGCCCACCATGCTGTGCCGTGGGCTTgcctccctgctgctgctgccgcttcTGCTGGGAGCAG CTGACCCGCTGTCTGGCAGAGGTGGTCACACAGGTGCTGACCGTAGGCCAGGTCCAGAGAGGACCCTGCACGGCTCTTCTCCACAAAG AGATGTGCGGGACAGAGCCCCACGGCTGCACATCCACCGAGGAGAAAGGCCTGCTGTTTGGGGATTTCAAGAAGCAGGAGGCTGGGAAGACAAGGTCCAGCCAGGAGGTGagggatgaggaagaggaggagatagCAGAGAGGACCCAGAGGTCCGAGGTCCAGGAACAAGCCATCCGAGAGCAAGGGCACCGCCAGCTCCACcgggaggaggacgaggaggaggtggagaagatggaagaggagaagggggagaggaagaaggggCCCATGGAGACCTTCAGTCACCTGTGGCAGCACCATCTAGAGAATGGAGGGGACCTCAAGAAGCGGGTGGCAGAGAAGGCCAGCGATGAAGAGACGGCCCAGTTCCAGGCAGAGGAGCAGGGGGTGCAAGTGCTGGGCGGGGACCACAGCCTGTGGCAGGGGGCCGAGAAGGGCGGAGGAGAGAGGCACGAGGACTCGCCacgccaccgccaccaccaccagcagtcggaggctgagcccaggcaggaggaggaggaggcggcttTGGAGAGGGAG GAACAGGAGGTGGAGCGGCTGGAGCACTTGAGAGATGAACTGAAGAAGGTAACGGAGACGCTGGGGGAGCAGCTCAGGAGGGAGGGCTGA
- the MRPS12 gene encoding small ribosomal subunit protein uS12m, which yields MSWSGLLRGLNTSLTCGLALVPRLWATCSMATLNQMHRLGPPKRPPRKLGPTEGRPQLKGVVLRTFTRKPKKPNSANRKCCRVRLSTGREAVCFIPGEGHTLQEHHIVLVQGGRTQDLPGVKLTVVRGKYDCGHVQKKK from the exons ATGTCCTGGTCTGGCCTTCTCCGTGGCCTCAACACGTCCCTAACTTGTG GCCTAGCCTTGGTTCCCCGGCTCTGGGCCACCTGCTCCATGGCTACCCTGAACCAGATGCACCGGCTGGGGCCTCCCAAGCGGCCGCCTCGGAAGCTGGGCCCCACGGAAGGCCGGCCGCAGCTGAAGGGTGTGGTCCTGCGCACGTTCACCCGCAAGCCCAAGAAGCCCAACTCTGCCAATCGGAAGTGCTGCCGCGTGCGGCTCAGCACGGGCCGCGAGGCTGTCTGCTTCATCCCCGGGGAGGGCCACACCCTGCAGGAGCACCACATTGTCCTCGTGCAGGGCGGCCGCACGCAGGACCTGCCAGGTGTCAAGCTCACCGTTGTGCGTGGCAAGTATGACTGTGGCCACGTGCAGAAGAAGAAGTGA